AACTCCCATTTGCAATGTACAATGTGGTGCAAAAGAAGAGGCTGATACGCAACGGCTGTCTCCCCGAATTCGACTACTTCGGAGATAAGgttcaaataaaatgacacatttcttgtCACGTTGTTACACAATTAtgggaaataattaaataaaatttgaaaatgcaCCAGGTGATTGCGTTGTTATTGGCAAGTGGAGTAGGCGTCGGATTCGGAGTCACATTCGAGCTTAAACGAACCTTCGACGACGCATTTAGCAGTGAGGTGAAGAAATATCTAGACCGGGGCAATATTTCGACCGGGATCCTGCTGGCCGGAACCGTTTTCATGGCTCTCCTTCTGGCTTACTCCTCCACCCGTCGTTCAGCCACAACGGGGctcttcaaataattaatttaatggaGCAGTAATACATTTGCCACTACTTGTTTATTGTTCTTAATTCTTTACCTGTGTTTTTTCTAAGACTGGAAAATTGGAGTTTccatttattgaataaattaatcattGATGATGTATCAATTTCTTGTATCATCAAATAATAACTGTCgtgacatttaattaaaatgaattgattaaattcatttttttcttagtCGGTGTGTTACTATCTTTTGTAGGAGGTCCAGAAACCGACTAAGTAGGTTGCTTGTTAAATTAGACTTAATTTACATGAAAAATGGTAGcataagtattattttctcaaaacta
The genomic region above belongs to Salvia hispanica cultivar TCC Black 2014 chromosome 3, UniMelb_Shisp_WGS_1.0, whole genome shotgun sequence and contains:
- the LOC125212710 gene encoding CASP-like protein 4D1 yields the protein MASLGALRAILALRILSLLTLAASALLMGLNNISVDGVKIKFTDLIAYRYVFAVGAIGFLYNLIQLPFAMYNVVQKKRLIRNGCLPEFDYFGDKVIALLLASGVGVGFGVTFELKRTFDDAFSSEVKKYLDRGNISTGILLAGTVFMALLLAYSSTRRSATTGLFK